In Synechococcus sp. KORDI-100, a single window of DNA contains:
- the psbA gene encoding photosystem II q(b) protein → MTTTLQQRSGATSWQAFCEWVTSTNNRLYVGWFGVLMIPTLLAATICFIVAFVAAPPVDIDGIREPVAGSLIYGNNIISGAVVPSSNAIGLHFYPIWEAASLDEWLYNGGPYQLVVFHFLIGIFCYMGREWELSYRLGMRPWICVAYSAPVAAASAVFLVYPFGQGSFSDGMPLGISGTFNFMLVFQAEHNILMHPFHMMGVAGVFGGSLFSAMHGSLVTSSLVRETTETESQNYGYKFGQEEETYNIVAAHGYFGRLIFQYASFNNSRSLHFFLAAWPVVGIWFTALGVSTMAFNLNGFNFNQSILDGQGRVLNTWADVLNRANLGMEVMHERNAHNFPLDLAAAESTPVALQAPAIG, encoded by the coding sequence ATGACCACCACCCTCCAGCAGCGCTCCGGCGCTACCAGCTGGCAAGCCTTCTGCGAGTGGGTCACCTCCACCAACAACCGTCTGTACGTCGGTTGGTTCGGTGTGCTGATGATTCCCACCCTGCTGGCTGCCACCATCTGCTTCATCGTTGCCTTCGTCGCCGCACCTCCGGTCGACATTGACGGCATCCGTGAGCCTGTCGCTGGTTCTCTGATCTACGGCAACAACATCATCTCCGGTGCTGTTGTTCCGTCCTCCAACGCCATCGGCCTGCACTTCTACCCCATCTGGGAAGCTGCTTCCCTCGATGAGTGGCTGTACAACGGCGGCCCCTACCAGCTGGTTGTCTTCCACTTCCTGATCGGCATCTTCTGCTACATGGGCCGCGAGTGGGAACTCTCCTACCGCCTCGGCATGCGCCCCTGGATCTGCGTTGCCTACAGCGCTCCTGTGGCTGCTGCCTCCGCCGTGTTCCTGGTGTACCCCTTCGGTCAGGGTTCCTTCTCTGACGGCATGCCCCTGGGCATCTCTGGCACCTTCAACTTCATGCTGGTGTTCCAGGCCGAGCACAACATCCTGATGCACCCCTTCCACATGATGGGCGTCGCAGGTGTCTTCGGTGGATCCCTGTTCTCCGCCATGCACGGTTCACTGGTGACCTCATCCCTGGTGCGTGAAACCACCGAGACCGAGTCCCAGAACTACGGCTACAAGTTCGGCCAAGAGGAAGAGACCTACAACATCGTGGCTGCCCACGGTTACTTCGGTCGCCTGATCTTCCAATACGCATCCTTCAACAACAGCCGCAGCCTCCACTTCTTCCTGGCTGCCTGGCCGGTTGTGGGCATCTGGTTCACCGCCCTCGGCGTGTCCACCATGGCCTTCAACCTGAACGGTTTCAACTTCAACCAGTCCATCCTTGATGGTCAGGGCCGCGTCCTGAACACCTGGGCTGATGTGCTGAACCGCGCCAACCTCGGCATGGAAGTGATGCACGAGCGCAACGCTCACAACTTCCCCCTCGACCTGGCTGCCGCTGAGTCCACCCCTGTGGCTCTGCAGGCACCTGCAATCGGTTGA